A window from Myxococcus fulvus encodes these proteins:
- a CDS encoding vWA domain-containing protein, producing MGKSVVDNRVEIVFSFDTTGSMYPCLAQVRKKLHGTVSRLMKEIPGIRIGVIAHGDYCDARSTYVTKILDLTDDVNAVVRFVDKVGQTGGGDAPECYELVLHEAQSLSWTAGYKHAFVLIGDDVPHAPSDNPKRLDWRKEVDALGRLGIPVYGVQALARRHATPFYKELAQKSGGFHLSLDQFSHVTDMLLAVCYKQSSDAQLQAYEAEVSREGRMSRSLSGLFSTMLGRAPTSVYGEADLRAVPPGRFQSLEVDADMPIKTFVQENGLGFKTGRGFYEFTKTETIQGHKEVILMDRKTGDFFSGERAREMLGLPPGETVRIRPASLEKYVVFVQSTSANRKLVKGSRFLYEVEDWDGAKALAA from the coding sequence ATGGGCAAGTCCGTCGTCGATAATCGCGTCGAGATTGTCTTCAGCTTCGATACCACCGGCAGCATGTATCCCTGTCTTGCGCAGGTCCGAAAGAAGCTGCACGGCACGGTGTCCCGGCTGATGAAGGAGATTCCGGGCATCCGCATCGGCGTCATCGCGCACGGCGACTACTGCGACGCGCGCTCGACGTACGTGACGAAGATTCTCGACCTCACGGACGACGTGAACGCGGTGGTGCGGTTCGTGGACAAGGTGGGGCAGACAGGCGGCGGCGACGCGCCGGAGTGCTACGAGTTGGTGCTGCACGAGGCACAATCCCTCTCATGGACCGCGGGCTACAAGCACGCCTTCGTGTTGATTGGCGATGACGTGCCGCACGCGCCCTCGGACAACCCGAAGCGGCTGGACTGGCGCAAGGAAGTGGACGCGTTGGGTAGGCTGGGCATCCCCGTGTACGGCGTCCAGGCCCTGGCGCGCCGCCACGCGACGCCGTTCTACAAGGAGCTGGCGCAGAAGTCGGGCGGCTTCCACCTGAGCCTGGACCAGTTCTCCCACGTCACCGACATGCTGCTGGCCGTCTGCTACAAGCAGTCGTCGGACGCCCAGCTCCAGGCCTACGAGGCGGAGGTCTCCCGCGAGGGTCGCATGAGCCGGAGCCTGAGCGGCCTGTTCAGCACCATGCTCGGCCGCGCGCCCACGTCCGTCTACGGCGAGGCGGACCTGCGCGCCGTGCCTCCCGGCCGCTTCCAGTCACTGGAGGTGGACGCGGACATGCCCATCAAGACCTTCGTCCAGGAGAACGGCCTGGGCTTCAAGACGGGCCGAGGCTTCTACGAGTTCACCAAGACGGAGACCATCCAGGGCCACAAGGAGGTCATCCTCATGGACCGCAAGACGGGGGACTTCTTCAGCGGCGAGCGGGCGCGCGAGATGCTGGGCCTTCCGCCGGGAGAGACGGTGCGCATCCGCCCCGCGAGCCTGGAGAAGTACGTCGTCTTCGTGCAGAGCACCTCCGCCAACCGCAAGCTCGTGAAGGGCTCGCGCTTCCTCTACGAGGTGGAGGACTGGGACGGCGCCAAGGCGCTCGCGGCCTGA